A window of the Flavobacteriales bacterium genome harbors these coding sequences:
- a CDS encoding glycoside hydrolase family 16 protein has protein sequence MANGNLMIVAQKNGSQYTSARLKSIDLQEFQYGRIDIRAVLPVDQGIWPALWMLGANFPSVGWPACGEIDIMELIGSAPNVVHGTVHFGNSWTQHQFIGNSTYIPYPQTFANEFHVFSIDWDENGITWYMDDQEFFSIDQNVTGSQNYPFDNGFFFIMNVAVGGQWPGYPDETTSFPKFMAVDYVRVFQ, from the coding sequence GTGGCAAACGGTAATCTAATGATCGTTGCGCAAAAGAATGGATCACAGTATACCTCAGCTCGACTCAAATCAATAGATCTTCAAGAATTCCAATATGGACGTATCGATATACGAGCGGTACTTCCTGTTGATCAGGGAATATGGCCAGCATTATGGATGCTTGGGGCCAATTTTCCTTCGGTTGGATGGCCTGCCTGTGGAGAAATAGATATCATGGAATTGATAGGCTCGGCTCCGAATGTAGTTCATGGCACGGTTCACTTCGGTAATAGTTGGACCCAGCATCAGTTTATTGGTAATAGCACCTATATTCCTTATCCTCAGACTTTTGCAAATGAGTTCCATGTGTTTTCTATCGACTGGGACGAAAATGGCATCACTTGGTACATGGATGACCAAGAATTCTTCAGTATCGATCAGAATGTAACGGGTAGTCAGAATTATCCTTTCGACAATGGATTCTTTTTTATCATGAACGTGGCCGTGGGAGGACAATGGCCGGGTTATCCTGACGAGACTACAAGCTTTCCAAAATTCATGGCTGTGGATTATGTCAGAGTATTTCAATGA
- a CDS encoding ROK family protein yields MEVVLAVDIGGTLTKIGLVNEQGVILAQKTFDTEAEQPFDSFMDRLESHVTEMSAGLEVEVLAVGVGAPNANSLSGMIEFAPNLQWGDKVPLLDEVRSRFGKETVIANDANATALGEMVFGKAKGMKNFVVLTLGTGLGSGIIINGELLIGEHGLAGEIGHVSIDPNGRQCKCGLKGCLETYASVTGLKRTVFELMASMKSRSVLREVSFADMTGEIIATAALNGDQVALKAFADAADCLGDSMANTVAHLDPEAIILTGGLSKAGNLLIDPVVASMEKNLFTPYKNKIKVLVSDSADSSSVHGPAALAWNHISEN; encoded by the coding sequence ATGGAAGTAGTACTAGCAGTAGATATAGGCGGCACCTTGACCAAGATCGGTCTGGTGAATGAGCAAGGAGTAATATTGGCTCAAAAAACCTTCGACACTGAAGCAGAGCAACCTTTTGATTCATTCATGGATCGACTCGAGAGCCATGTGACCGAAATGTCTGCAGGACTAGAAGTTGAAGTTCTCGCAGTCGGTGTTGGTGCACCCAATGCTAACTCCTTGAGTGGTATGATAGAATTTGCACCTAATCTTCAGTGGGGCGACAAGGTTCCACTATTGGATGAAGTGAGAAGTCGATTCGGCAAAGAAACGGTGATCGCTAATGATGCCAATGCAACAGCCTTGGGTGAGATGGTATTCGGTAAGGCCAAGGGCATGAAGAACTTCGTGGTCCTGACCTTGGGTACTGGGCTTGGGAGTGGGATCATTATCAATGGTGAACTTTTGATCGGTGAGCATGGTCTGGCCGGTGAGATAGGACATGTGAGTATCGATCCCAACGGGCGACAATGTAAATGCGGCTTGAAAGGTTGTTTAGAGACCTATGCCTCTGTTACAGGATTGAAGCGAACTGTCTTTGAGCTCATGGCTTCGATGAAATCGAGATCAGTACTCCGCGAAGTCAGTTTTGCTGATATGACGGGGGAAATCATAGCGACAGCGGCATTGAATGGTGATCAGGTTGCTTTGAAGGCTTTTGCTGATGCAGCTGATTGCCTTGGAGATAGTATGGCCAACACAGTAGCTCATTTAGATCCTGAAGCGATCATCCTCACAGGAGGATTGAGCAAGGCGGGAAATCTACTTATAGATCCGGTAGTAGCCAGTATGGAGAAGAACCTCTTCACACCTTATAAGAATAAGATAAAGGTCTTGGTCTCTGATTCAGCCGATTCCAGTTCTGTCCATGGCCCAGCAGCATTGGCTTGGAATCATATCTCGGAGAATTGA